A genomic stretch from Juglans microcarpa x Juglans regia isolate MS1-56 chromosome 3S, Jm3101_v1.0, whole genome shotgun sequence includes:
- the LOC121258860 gene encoding protein RICE SALT SENSITIVE 3-like, protein MEEHLSSLAVTHLLQHTLRSLCIHQNSQWVYAVFWRILPRNYPPPKWDGQGAYDRSKGNRRNWILVWEDGFCNFAASSVGEINSGDCPGSSTYGNCEFQNYQGLQPELFFKMSHEIYNYGEGLIGKVAADHGHKWIYKEPNDQEINFLTAWHNSAESKPRTWEAQFKSGIKTIALIAVREGVVQLGAIHKVIEDLSYVVSLRKKFSYIESIPGVLLPHPSSFAFPFNVDGYGTPEAWQFQATALASPTEFYDHQYNQPLKITPSMSSLEALLSKLPSVVPPTTAPQSHEFISSSQKTLEFIEMEKVAKKEIDEEIYRPELEVGESSSSMAAKRRQKHFHQSQD, encoded by the exons ATGGAAGAACATCTCAGTTCATTAGCTGTGACTCATCTCCTTCAACACACCCTACGAAGTCTGTGCATTCATCAAAATTCCCAGTGGGTTTATGCAGTCTTCTGGAGAATCCTACCCAGAAATTACCCCCCACCCAA ATGGGATGGTCAAGGAGCATACGATAGGTCAAAAGGAAACAGGAGAAACTG GATATTAGTCTGGGAAGATGGTTTCTGCAATTTTGCTGCCTCATCAGTAGGTGAAATAAATTCGGGGGATTGTCCTGGCTCATCAACTTATGGTAATTGTGAGTTTCAAAACTACCAAGGGCTGCAACCAGAGCTCTTTTTCAAGATGTCTCATGAGATCTACAACTACGGAGAAGG TTTGATAGGAAAAGTGGCTGCAGATCATGGTCATAAGTGGATATACAAAGAACCAAATGACCAAGAAATCAATTTCTTGACAGCATGGCACAACTCGGCGGAGTCA aAACCTCGGACATGGGAAGCACAGTTCAAGTCTGGTATAAAG ACCATAGCTCTGATTGCAGTTAGAGAAGGTGTTGTTCAGTTAGGAGCCATTCacaag GTAATTGAAGACCTGAGCTACGTTGTTTCACTAAGAAAGAAATTCAGCTACATTGAAAGCATCCCAGGCGTGCTTTTACCCCATCCATCCTCCTTCGCATTCCCCTTCAACGTGGATGGATACGGCACCCCAGAAGCATGGCAGTTCCAAGCCACTGCTCTTGCATCCCCAACTGAATTCTATGATCACCAATACAACCAGCCTTTGAAAATAACACCTTCCATGAGCAGCCTTGAAGCCCTTCTCTCCAAGCTTCCCTCAGTTGTGCCGCCAACCACAGCGCCACAGTCACATGAGTTTATATCATCATCTCAGAAGACATTAGAATTTATTGAAATGGAAAAAGTAGCGAAGAAGGAGATTGATGAAGAGATATATAGGCCTGAACTCGAAGTGGGTGAGAGCAGCAGTTCCATGGCCGCCAAACGTCGTCAAAAGCATTTCCATCAGAGCCAAGATTAG